Genomic window (Bacillus vallismortis):
TATTGTGCCCGGCCCCTTCGCTCTCGATAATTCCAAATAGCGGTCAAAGGCTCTTTCTTCCCACAATCGCTTTAATGAAGGCCGTTTCATCAGATCAGATATGCTCCAGCCATGCGCCGATACGATGACTGAAACACCTGCATGCAGCGCTTCAAGAAGTGCGTCTGTATCTTCCATACGCCCGATTTCATCGACAATGATCACCTCAGGGCTCATAGACCGAATCATCATCATCAGGCCCTCAGCCTTTGGACAGGCGTCTAACACGTCAATCCTCTGCCCGAATTGATGCTGGGGAATACCGCGCAGGCATCCGGCAATTTCTGACCGTTCATCGACGATTCCTGTCTTTACGGGCGACATGCGTTTTTTGCCGGTGCTCGAGAGTCTCGCAAGATCTCGGAGAAGTGTTGTTTTTCCAGTTTGCGGCGGACCGATAATCAGCGTATTCAACCAGCTGTCTTGATATAAGTATGGAAGCAGCGGCTCCGCAATCCCCAGTTTTTGCCGGGCAATTCGTATATTAAAAGATGCGATGTCACGGAGGCCTTTCACACCTCCGTTTTCCGTAATGACTCTGCCTGCCAGCCCGACTCTGTGGCCGCCTCTGATCGTGACATACCCTTTCTTCAGCTCTTCTTCGAGCGTATACATACTATAGTTGCTGAGCCGGCTGAGAATCAGATGGGCATCCTCGGCCGTACCCGCATAGGATAAAAAAACAGGTTGTCCTTTTCGAATTAATTCAACAGGGCGGTTGACCCGAATTCTGACTTCTTCGATTTCAAGCCATTGATGTTCCGGTATTTCAGAAAGGGCGTTTTTCATGGATTCAGGGAGAACCTCAGCGATTTCATTCAAACAGAGCCTCCTCCTTTCTACCGATTGGCTTCTTTAAAATGTATGATGTGAGGCAGACTTTATGACAAGCCTCTCTTTATTTATGAACACCCGCCAAAATTAAAACAACACCCGTAAAAATCAGAATCAGCTTTGCATACGACAGCTGCCCGGCAATTTGATAGATTCCGACAGTCATGGTGATGATAAAAATCAGCGGACCGACAATAGCGAGAATGCTGTTAACCACAACCGCCTTCCGGACATCATTTGTCACAAGCATGATAATCGCTGCCGTCAGCTCAATCATAGAGGATAAAACGCGCAATCCGGCCATTGTTAAAACAGTAGAATTGATATTTCCAAGCAAAAATTTCATAGCACTCTCCCAACCTCCCATTTTTTTATATGATATGCTCTAGCTTGCGGAAGTAGTCTTGTCATTTTCGTATAAAAGGAAGATTCTCTTTTTAGGCACAAAAAAAGCCTGCTCCCATTTGGGAACAGACTTCTCTTTTCTTTCTATGCTCTTGAAACGTATGAACCGTCAGATGTATTGACAACAAGTTTGTCGCCTTCATTTACAAAGAACGGCACGTTTACAATAAGGCCGGTTTCGGTTTTCGCAGGTTTTGTACCGCCAGATGCTGTATCACCTTTAATGCCGGGTTCAGTTTCAACAACTTTCAGTTCAACTGTGTTTGGAAGTTCGATACCGAGCGTTTCTTCTTGGTACATCATGATATGCACAGACATGTTTTCAAGCAGGTATTTTAATTCCTCTTCGATTTGAGTCTCGCTTAGTTCAAGCTGCTCATAAGAAGAAGTATCCATAAATACGTGCTGGTCTCCGTTTGCATATAGATATTGCATTGTTTTTGTTTCGATTTGCGCTTTCGCTACTTTTTCACCAGCGCGGAATGTTTTTTCCTGAATCGCGCCAGTTCGAAGATTGCGGAGTTTAGAACGGACAAACGCCGCGCCTTTACCAGGTTTTACATGCTGGAAGTCAACGACGCGCCAAATGCCGCCGTCTACTTCGATTGTTAATCCTGTACGGAAATCGTTAACTGAAATCATGTTTAATGTCCTCCTATATTCCAATCACAAAATAATAAGTTCTTTTGGGGAATGGGTGATTGTCCGGTTGCCGTTTTCTGTAATCACGATGTCATCTTCTATGCGGACACCGCCTGTTTCTGGTATGTAAATGCCCGGCTCCACTGTCACCACCATGCCCGGTTCAAGGATAGCTGAAGATCTGACGGACAATCCCGGTGATTCATGAACCTCCATGCCGAGCCCGTGTCCGGTTGAATGGCCAAAATATTCACCGTAGCCTTTTGCCGCAATGTGATCCCTTGTGAGGGCGTCAGCCTCTTTTCCTGTCATTCCCGGCTTAATATGTGCGACGCCTAATGCCTGAGCATCAAATACGACCTGGTAAATCTCCTTCAATTGGTCACTTGGCTCACCTACAGCGACCGTACGGGTAATATCAGAACAATATCCTTTATAATAAGCGCCAAAATCAAGCGTAACTAGGTCTCCGCTTTCAATCAGTTTGTCACTGGCCACACCATGCGGAAGGCTTGACCGAAGGCCCGAGGCAACAATCATATCAAAAGAAGAGCTGTCAGCTCCCTGGCTTCTCATATAAAACTCCAGCTCATTGGCAACAGCGATTTCAGAAATGCCGGGTTTCATAAACGTCAAGATATGTCTGAAGGCATCATCTGCAATCTTCGCAGCTTCCTCTAATATCTTAATCTCTTCATTAGACTTAATCAAGCGCAACTTTTCCACGGATTCAGCCACAGGCACTAATTCAGCCTCACTGATAACCGCGCTGTACGACGCATATGTGCCGTATGTCATGCTGTTTTGCTCAAAGCCGAGGCGTTTGATGCCGAACGCTTCAATCGTGTCGGCGGTGGTCTGAATCAGGCTTCCGCCGTGCTCAATGATTTCAAAGCCCTTTACCTGAACCTTCGCCTGCTCTGTATAACGAAAATCCGTAATAAACGCCGCCCTATCACCTGATATAACAGCCAGACCCGCTGAACCTGTAAATCCTGTCATATAGCGTACATTCGTGCTGCTTGTGATCAGCATTCCGTCAATCCCCAGCTGTCCAAACTGGTCTCTTAATTTCTCTAGCTTCATCTTGATTCTCCCCCTTGCTGGCTTAATAAGTAGCGAATCGCAAGCTTATAGCCTTCAGCTCCAAGACCGACGATCTGCCCTTTCGCAACCGGAGCAATGACCGACTGATGTCTGAATTCCTCCCTGGCATATAAGTTTGATAAATGCACCTCAACCACAGGAAGGCCGATGCTCGAAACAGCATCTCTGATTGCATAGCTGTAATGGCTCAGCGCTCCGGGGTTCAGAACTATGCCGTCGTATTGCTCCGCTGCCTCATGGATGGCATCAATCAAATCACCTTCGTGATTAGACTGGAAGAAAGTGATCTGGATATGTAAGGCTTCAGCAAATTGAAAAAGATCTGTTTCTATGTCGGTCAGTGTCTGGCGGCCGAATACCTTCGGCTCACGCTTCCCCAGCCGATTGACATTCGGCCCGTTCAAAATCAAAAAATGAGGCACATGAATCTCTCCTTTTCGTGAGGGTATCTCATGTAAAAAAATGTCCACTTCTCGTGAACATTTTATCATACTGGAAAAGGATAATACACTATTCTCTATGCACTGTTCCCAGCGCACGTGCCAGCTTCTCCGAATTCAGCTCATTGTATTCAAATGAGATGGAATAACCGACAAACAGCCCGTAAAGCAAATAAATGCAAATGGTCGTAATAACTGTATCAGCTTTCAGTTCGGTCACCGCGCGCACATCAGGAAAAATGGGATTAAAAACAAAAAACACGAGCATCCAAAGCAGAAAGCCATATAAAATACCCGGCCACATTGTTTTTAACCGTTTCAATAGAAGAAAATATAGGAATGCTGCGCCGATTGAAAGAATTCCGATTAAAATAATGCTGATTACTGTCCCCAGTCCATGTTTTTTCCACTCTCCGAGTACAAACGGCTGCAAAATCATATTCGGACTGACTTCGGAAAAATGAAACAAATACGCAATATAAGCGATGAAACTCCATAATACGCCTCCGAAAAAACCTGTTGCCGCCACCCTGCTGGCCATCGGAACAGGCGGTCCCTGCTTCTCATTCGATTGTTCATTTTGTTCTGTCTTTTTTTCGCTTGTCATCATGGCACCTCCAGTTAAAGTGTGCCCAAAAAATGAAATGTCAATAAAAAAGCTCACACTTTTTGACAGCTGCGAGTAAAATTTGAAATTAACGGGTATAATGCATGTAGATAAAGCAAGGCTAGACAATTTTTCAGCCTGTCAATCTAGAGGTTTAGCGCTGTTTCCTGTACAATAGAGTGAAAGGAAATGGTTAGCAATCCTAAAGAAATAGGCAGGTTGATAATATGTCAAAACATAAAATTCCGCCCGCTTACGGCGGTCAGGCAGTTGTGGAAGGTGTTATGTTTGGAGGAAAGCATCATTACGTTACAGCAATCAGAAGAACGGACGGAAGCATTGACTTCTTTAAGCTTCCCCGCAAACGCAACCCGAAACTGAACATCGTGAAAAAGATTCCGTTTTTACGAGGGATCGCGGCCATTATTGAAGCGAGCGCAAACGGCACCAAGCATTTGAATTTTTCTAGCGAACGTTACGGGCTTGATCCATCTGAAGACGAGACACTTGAGCAGGAAGAAAAAAAATCCTCCGGGCTGTCTATGTATCTCAGCCTCGCGGTTATCGGCGTCTTATCATTTTTGTTCAGTAAATTTGTATTTACATTGGTTCCTGTTTTCTTAGCTGAACTGACAAGGCCGGTTTTTTCATCGGACACAGCGCAAATCGCGGTTGAAAGCCTGTTTAAGTTGATTTTGCTGCTCGGTTACATTTATTTTTTATCCATGACACCGCTCATTAAAAGAGTGTTTCAATATCATGGAGCCGAACATAAAGTCATAAACTGTTATGAACAGAATTTGCCAATTACAGTAGAGAATGTTCAAAACCAATCTCGGCTTCATTACCGCTGCGGATCAAGCTTTATTTTATTTACGATTATTGTCGGCATGTTTGTCTATTTGCTCGTTCCGACAGATCCGCTTTGGCTGCGTGTTATAGATCGTGTCGCGCTGATACCGGTCGTACTCGGCATATCCTTTGAAGTTCTGCAGCTGACAAACAAAGTGCGTGATATACCCGGACTGAAATTCCTTGGGTATCCGGGGCTCTGGCTTCAGCTGTTAACAACAAAAGAGCCTAAGGATGACCAGGTTGAAGTTGCAATCGAAAGCTTTAACGAGCTTCTCAGACTCGAAGAAATGTCTGCACAAAATCAGAAGCCTTCTCACAACGTCATCTAATATCCGTTGCCCTGCTATTACTTTCGGAGGTGGACAGTTATGAATCATCGTGTACAACCTATTATTGCTGTATTAATTGCGCTGGGAGCGTTCGGTTTCCTCTATGTACTGGTAACCAATCCCGGAGAAATGGCAAAAATGGCGGTAACCGTCATCGTGGCAGGTATCATTATTTATTTTATTGTGAAATATGTAATGAATCGAAATGCGGGCAGCGAAGGAGCGGCCTTCAAAAAAGCGGCGAAACAATCCCGGCGCCGGATGAAAGAACAAAAAGCAAAGCACCGCGCCGGACATAAGGGACGTGTCAGCCACCTGCGCAGCGTTCCGAGCGCCAGCAAGCCTAAGCCGATGATTCTCAAGAAAAAAAGCCAGACTCAGCTGACTGTTATAGAAGGGAAAAAAAATAAAAAGAAAAACAGAGCGCTTTTTTAATAGGTCCACTGTTTTAAAAACTGCTCTGTCCGTCTTTTACCTAGCTCAATCAGGGCTAGTTTTTTTTGTTGTGTTAAATGAAAATCGGTCGCCATGATGTCATCAACCGGGAGAAAAATGATGTTTTGTTCATAGCGTGACGCAATGTGCCTTGCGTCATGTGCATCCTTCATCGTTTCAAACAGGGCGCCGAACAGTTCGAATGCGTTGCGGATATTTTTTCGCGGACGCTCCCTTTCCCGCGGTGCAAGCGTCACACCGATAACAGGGCGTTTTCTTTCCTTTGAAAACAGCCAGATGGGAAAATTGCTTAACACCCCTCCGTCAACAACCGTGGCGGTGTCTGTGTCCGTTTTTAATTTTATCGGTTCAAAGAAATACGGAATGCTGCAGCTCATTCTTACCGCCCTGGCAACCGGAAACATATCGGGATTTAACCCGTAACGGACCAAATCGTCCGGCAAAACAATCATGGTGCCGTTTGTCAGATCAGAAGCGATAAGGCGCAGAGACCCCTTCTGCAAATCACCGAAAACCCTTATGCCTTTCGCTCTTAACAGATCAGCAATCCATTTTTCTATCGTATCGCCTTTATATAAGCCAAGACGCCAGTAAATGGACACCCACTGAAGCATTTTCAAGGGGAGAAATGAGTACCGCTGGTCCAGCAATTTCTCTCCGTCCACTTCTTCAATTAAAGCATGGATTTCTTTACTGGTGTAACCTGAGGCAATGAAAGCGGCTATAATTGCGCCCGCGCTTGTACCCGCAAGCCGTTTAAAGCGGAAGCCTTTTTCCTCAAGCACTTCATAAGCGCCTGCCAGGGCAATGCCTTTTACTCCGCCGCCGGAAAATACACCGTCAATATACATCTCATTCCCCTCCCCCTCCATTCAATCGTTTATTACCATTTTAAGAAAACATGCGAAGAAATAGACCAACGAATGACGCGCGGCGCAGCGAATCAAAAAAAGACGGCCTCCTTCGAGACCGCCTTTTTACTGATTATGATGTTCTGTTTTCTTTTGGATTGATTTCAGATCTTTTTTACGAGCATCATCTTCTTCAAAATATTGAACAAGATCCCCGATGCGATCAATGCTGTTCCAGCTTAAATGATGTTCGATTCCTTCGACATCGTTATATATTTTCTCTTCATCAACACCAATGATTCTTAAAAACTGCTCAAGCAATTCATGTCTGTATACCAGCCGTTTGCCTATTTTTTTCCCTTTAGACGTTAACACGAGACCGCGATATTTTTCATAAATTAAATATTCGTCTTTATCTAGTTTTTGAACCATTTTCGTTACAGAGGAGGGATGGACTGCCAATGCTTCCGCAATATCGGAAACCCGTGCATATCCTTTTTCTTCAATCAGCATATAAATCTGTTCAATATAATCTTCCATACTTGGTGTCGTCATCGAAACCCTCCCAAAAAGCACCTTAACTTTATAAACCATTACAAGTTTACACTAATGAACTTGAAAAAACAAGGATGCTCCGCGGGCCAAAAGCCCTGTTTACCGCTTGTAATTCCATTCATCTGAAGCGTATTTTGTTTCTGCCAAGTGATGTACAAAATCAAGCTCTTCCTGAGATAGTTCGTATGGCTCCAAATGAATGTTAAGGCCTGTTTCAAATCCTTCTTTAAAGGCTTTACGGGCCTCATCCATCGTTACCTGTTTTTCAGTGAGTTCATTAATGGCAACCGCTTTATTTTTGAAATTGCGCTGCATCCGCTCTCTGACTCTTTCACTCGGATACAAGAACAGATCAAACAGCTTGTCCTCATCCAAGTCGAGCAGAATGGAGCCGTGCTGAAGAATCACGCCTTTTTGCCTCGTTTGCGCGCTTCCCGCCACCTTGCGTCCCTCAACCACTAGCTCATACCATGAGGGCGCGTCAAAACAAACGGATGACCGCGGGTTTTTTAAGCTTTCTTTTTCTTTGTCAGTTCTCGGAATGGCAAAATAAGCGTCCAGACCAAGATTTCTAAAGCCTTGGAGTATGCCTTCTGAAATGACCCGGTATGCCTCAGTGACCGTTGCCGGCATTTCGGGATGTTCTTCTGAAACAATCACGCTGTATGTCAATTCCTGATCGTGCAGCACACCTCTCCCGCCGGTCGGGCGTCTGACGAATCCGAGATTATACTTATGTACGGCTTCAAAATTGATTTCCTTTTTAATATTTTGAAAATACCCTACAGAAAGAGTCGCCGGATTCCAGCCGTAAAAACGGATAACCGGGGGGATTTTTTCTTCGCTGTGCCAATATAAAAGCGCTTCATCAAGCGCCATATTGAATGCAGGATTTGCATTGCCTGAGTCTATAAACCGCCAAGTTTCTTTTTCCATTTTGAGACCTTCCTTACCGTTTTAATAGAATTAGTTTATCAAACTGCCGGGAAAATGAAAAATATTTTCGTTTCATTATGGATGACAATCGCGCCATGCTTTACTATAATAGTATTTGTCGAAAACGGCTCTATGGCCTTGTTTTACAAAACAGGGTTTTGATTTTATATGCTAAAGGAGTAGAATCACATTGTCTAATATGATCGTTTTGATTATTTTTGCTGCGTTTATCGTGTATATGATTGCTTCATATGTCTATCAGCAGCGAATTATGAAAACACTTACGGAAGAAGAATTCCGCGCGGGTTACCGAAAAGCGCAGCTCATTGATGTCCGTGAACCAAATGAGTTTGAGGGCGGGCATATTTTAGGCGCCCGCAACATCCCGCTTTCCCAGCTGAAACAGAGAAAAAATGAAATCCGTCCGGACAAGCCTGTTTATCTGTACTGCCAAAACAGCGTCCGCAGCGGACGCGCGGCACAAACCCTGCGCAAAAACGGCTGCACTGAGATTTACAACCTAAAAGGCGGCTTTAAAAAATGGGGCGGAAAGATTAAGGCAAAGAAATAAAGCAAACAGCTGTCTTTTTACAGACAGCTGTTTTTTTCACTTCTCTTTCGTCTCATACCTGAGCACTGGATGTCTCGCCGCTTTTGTTTCATCCATTCTTTTTACAATTGTCGTATGCGGCGCCTCCTGGACGATCTCCGGATTCTCCTCCGCTTCTCTTGCGATTTGAATCATAGCGTCGATAAACACATCCAAGGTTTCCTTTGATTCCGTCTCTGTCGGCTCAATCATGAGGCATTCTTCAACATTAAGCGGGAAATAAATCGTAGGCGGGTGATAGCCGAAATCGAGCAACCGTTTTGCTATATCAAGCGTACGCACCCCCAGCTTTTTCTGCCGCTTACCTGACAATACAAATTCATGCTTGCAATGACGGTCAAACGGAAGATCGTAATAAGGCGCGAGCTTTCTCATCATATAGTTGGCGTTTAACACTGCGTTCTCCGTAACAGCCTTTAACCCGTCAGGCCCCATGGAGCGGATATACGCATACGCTCTGACATTGATGCCGAAGTTGCCGTAATACGGCTTTACGCGGCCGATCGAATGAGGGCGGTCATCATCAAATGTAAAGCGGCCTTCCTTTTTGATTAAAACTGGTTTTGGCAAATAAGGAATCAGATCTTTTTTTACACCGACAGGGCCTGAGCCAGGACCTCCGCCGCCATGAGGGCCAGTGAATGTTTTATGCAGGTTGAGGTGCACTACGTCAAATCCCATATCGCCCGGT
Coding sequences:
- the spoIIIAA gene encoding stage III sporulation protein AA, giving the protein MNEIAEVLPESMKNALSEIPEHQWLEIEEVRIRVNRPVELIRKGQPVFLSYAGTAEDAHLILSRLSNYSMYTLEEELKKGYVTIRGGHRVGLAGRVITENGGVKGLRDIASFNIRIARQKLGIAEPLLPYLYQDSWLNTLIIGPPQTGKTTLLRDLARLSSTGKKRMSPVKTGIVDERSEIAGCLRGIPQHQFGQRIDVLDACPKAEGLMMMIRSMSPEVIIVDEIGRMEDTDALLEALHAGVSVIVSAHGWSISDLMKRPSLKRLWEERAFDRYLELSRAKGPGTISRIYDKDGNVLSGTMGVKTC
- a CDS encoding YqhV family protein, translating into MKFLLGNINSTVLTMAGLRVLSSMIELTAAIIMLVTNDVRKAVVVNSILAIVGPLIFIITMTVGIYQIAGQLSYAKLILIFTGVVLILAGVHK
- the efp gene encoding elongation factor P; this encodes MISVNDFRTGLTIEVDGGIWRVVDFQHVKPGKGAAFVRSKLRNLRTGAIQEKTFRAGEKVAKAQIETKTMQYLYANGDQHVFMDTSSYEQLELSETQIEEELKYLLENMSVHIMMYQEETLGIELPNTVELKVVETEPGIKGDTASGGTKPAKTETGLIVNVPFFVNEGDKLVVNTSDGSYVSRA
- the papA gene encoding aminopeptidase PapA, with the translated sequence MKLEKLRDQFGQLGIDGMLITSSTNVRYMTGFTGSAGLAVISGDRAAFITDFRYTEQAKVQVKGFEIIEHGGSLIQTTADTIEAFGIKRLGFEQNSMTYGTYASYSAVISEAELVPVAESVEKLRLIKSNEEIKILEEAAKIADDAFRHILTFMKPGISEIAVANELEFYMRSQGADSSSFDMIVASGLRSSLPHGVASDKLIESGDLVTLDFGAYYKGYCSDITRTVAVGEPSDQLKEIYQVVFDAQALGVAHIKPGMTGKEADALTRDHIAAKGYGEYFGHSTGHGLGMEVHESPGLSVRSSAILEPGMVVTVEPGIYIPETGGVRIEDDIVITENGNRTITHSPKELIIL
- the aroQ gene encoding type II 3-dehydroquinate dehydratase encodes the protein MPHFLILNGPNVNRLGKREPKVFGRQTLTDIETDLFQFAEALHIQITFFQSNHEGDLIDAIHEAAEQYDGIVLNPGALSHYSYAIRDAVSSIGLPVVEVHLSNLYAREEFRHQSVIAPVAKGQIVGLGAEGYKLAIRYLLSQQGGESR
- a CDS encoding YqhR family membrane protein, yielding MMTSEKKTEQNEQSNEKQGPPVPMASRVAATGFFGGVLWSFIAYIAYLFHFSEVSPNMILQPFVLGEWKKHGLGTVISIILIGILSIGAAFLYFLLLKRLKTMWPGILYGFLLWMLVFFVFNPIFPDVRAVTELKADTVITTICIYLLYGLFVGYSISFEYNELNSEKLARALGTVHRE
- a CDS encoding DUF1385 domain-containing protein: MSKHKIPPAYGGQAVVEGVMFGGKHHYVTAIRRTDGSIDFFKLPRKRNPKLNIVKKIPFLRGIAAIIEASANGTKHLNFSSERYGLDPSEDETLEQEEKKSSGLSMYLSLAVIGVLSFLFSKFVFTLVPVFLAELTRPVFSSDTAQIAVESLFKLILLLGYIYFLSMTPLIKRVFQYHGAEHKVINCYEQNLPITVENVQNQSRLHYRCGSSFILFTIIVGMFVYLLVPTDPLWLRVIDRVALIPVVLGISFEVLQLTNKVRDIPGLKFLGYPGLWLQLLTTKEPKDDQVEVAIESFNELLRLEEMSAQNQKPSHNVI
- a CDS encoding SA1362 family protein, encoding MNHRVQPIIAVLIALGAFGFLYVLVTNPGEMAKMAVTVIVAGIIIYFIVKYVMNRNAGSEGAAFKKAAKQSRRRMKEQKAKHRAGHKGRVSHLRSVPSASKPKPMILKKKSQTQLTVIEGKKNKKKNRALF
- a CDS encoding patatin-like phospholipase family protein encodes the protein MYIDGVFSGGGVKGIALAGAYEVLEEKGFRFKRLAGTSAGAIIAAFIASGYTSKEIHALIEEVDGEKLLDQRYSFLPLKMLQWVSIYWRLGLYKGDTIEKWIADLLRAKGIRVFGDLQKGSLRLIASDLTNGTMIVLPDDLVRYGLNPDMFPVARAVRMSCSIPYFFEPIKLKTDTDTATVVDGGVLSNFPIWLFSKERKRPVIGVTLAPRERERPRKNIRNAFELFGALFETMKDAHDARHIASRYEQNIIFLPVDDIMATDFHLTQQKKLALIELGKRRTEQFLKQWTY
- the mntR gene encoding transcriptional regulator MntR: MTTPSMEDYIEQIYMLIEEKGYARVSDIAEALAVHPSSVTKMVQKLDKDEYLIYEKYRGLVLTSKGKKIGKRLVYRHELLEQFLRIIGVDEEKIYNDVEGIEHHLSWNSIDRIGDLVQYFEEDDARKKDLKSIQKKTEHHNQ
- the lipM gene encoding octanoyltransferase LipM, which translates into the protein MEKETWRFIDSGNANPAFNMALDEALLYWHSEEKIPPVIRFYGWNPATLSVGYFQNIKKEINFEAVHKYNLGFVRRPTGGRGVLHDQELTYSVIVSEEHPEMPATVTEAYRVISEGILQGFRNLGLDAYFAIPRTDKEKESLKNPRSSVCFDAPSWYELVVEGRKVAGSAQTRQKGVILQHGSILLDLDEDKLFDLFLYPSERVRERMQRNFKNKAVAINELTEKQVTMDEARKAFKEGFETGLNIHLEPYELSQEELDFVHHLAETKYASDEWNYKR
- a CDS encoding rhodanese-like domain-containing protein; this encodes MSNMIVLIIFAAFIVYMIASYVYQQRIMKTLTEEEFRAGYRKAQLIDVREPNEFEGGHILGARNIPLSQLKQRKNEIRPDKPVYLYCQNSVRSGRAAQTLRKNGCTEIYNLKGGFKKWGGKIKAKK